Proteins encoded within one genomic window of Spirulina major PCC 6313:
- a CDS encoding NAD(P)H-quinone oxidoreductase subunit F: MTDFSMNTFSQSIWLIPCYALIGAVLTIPWSPGLIRRTGPRPAGYINLLMTLAAFTHSLFALREVWSTPVQFSINWLHAANLDIAFDVQASATTVGALVVILGLNALTQVYAIAYLEMDWGWARFYALLALFEAGMTSLSLTNSLFFSYVMLEILTLGTYLLIGFWFNQSLVVTGARDGFLTKRVGDLVLLMGVVALYPLAGTWNFDELAAWAQTNPLDPTTATLLGFALLIGPIGKCAQIPLQLWLDEAMEGPMPATVLRNAVVVSMGAWVLIKMQPILNLSPTVVTAEIFVGAFTAVTCAAIALAQVDIKRVFSYATSSYLGLVFVAVGTGQGDKALILLLTYAIAMALILMSVGGIILNNISQDITQLGGLWSRRPISGICYVVGALSLVAVPPLGCFWGLAEIANGVNNPVLLAVMLVVNGLTACSLARVFGQLFTGPVTDWTRRSPEGLWALVLPMMVLLGVALHLPQLLIAVGLLPSLSLMTTPAALLLMTSTVVGGGVGLWLYGGERVAKPIRLPVPAVQDFFAYDLYTAQLYKVTVIAAVGLAAKVVDWCDRILVDGAVNLVGLFTLASGQGLKYNTTGQVQFYALSILLGTILFGAILAFPLIQALQ; this comes from the coding sequence ATGACCGATTTCTCGATGAATACCTTTAGTCAAAGCATTTGGTTGATTCCCTGCTATGCGCTAATCGGTGCGGTGTTGACCATACCCTGGTCGCCGGGACTGATCCGACGCACTGGCCCGCGTCCGGCGGGTTACATCAATTTATTGATGACCCTAGCCGCATTTACCCATAGTTTGTTTGCCCTGCGCGAGGTCTGGTCAACACCCGTCCAATTTTCGATCAATTGGCTCCACGCGGCAAACCTGGATATTGCCTTTGATGTGCAAGCGTCTGCGACGACGGTGGGTGCATTGGTGGTGATTTTAGGGTTGAACGCCTTGACGCAGGTGTACGCGATCGCCTACCTCGAAATGGATTGGGGCTGGGCCCGCTTCTATGCCCTCCTCGCTCTGTTTGAAGCGGGGATGACCTCTCTGTCCCTCACCAATTCACTCTTCTTCAGCTATGTGATGCTGGAAATTCTCACCCTGGGCACATACCTGCTGATTGGCTTCTGGTTCAATCAATCCCTGGTGGTGACTGGGGCGCGGGATGGCTTCCTCACCAAACGGGTGGGGGATTTGGTCTTGCTGATGGGGGTGGTCGCCCTCTATCCCTTGGCGGGAACCTGGAACTTTGATGAGTTAGCCGCCTGGGCCCAAACCAACCCCCTCGACCCCACCACAGCCACCTTGCTAGGGTTTGCCCTGCTCATTGGCCCGATCGGGAAATGTGCGCAAATTCCGCTGCAATTGTGGCTCGATGAAGCCATGGAAGGGCCGATGCCGGCGACGGTGCTGCGGAATGCGGTGGTGGTGTCGATGGGGGCTTGGGTCTTAATCAAGATGCAGCCGATTTTGAACCTGTCGCCCACGGTGGTGACGGCGGAAATTTTTGTGGGTGCTTTCACGGCGGTGACCTGTGCCGCGATCGCCCTCGCTCAGGTAGATATTAAACGGGTCTTTTCCTACGCCACGAGTTCTTACCTGGGGTTAGTGTTTGTTGCCGTGGGCACGGGTCAAGGGGACAAGGCGTTAATCTTGCTCTTGACCTATGCGATCGCCATGGCGTTGATCCTGATGAGTGTCGGCGGCATCATCCTCAACAATATTTCCCAAGACATTACCCAACTCGGTGGCCTTTGGTCACGCCGTCCCATTTCTGGCATCTGCTATGTGGTGGGTGCGCTTTCCCTTGTTGCTGTGCCACCGTTGGGCTGCTTCTGGGGCTTGGCTGAGATTGCCAACGGTGTGAATAACCCGGTTCTCCTCGCGGTGATGCTGGTGGTCAATGGCTTGACAGCGTGCAGTTTGGCGCGGGTCTTTGGTCAACTGTTCACCGGACCGGTGACAGATTGGACACGCCGCTCCCCCGAAGGCCTGTGGGCGTTGGTGCTGCCGATGATGGTGCTGCTGGGGGTTGCTCTCCACTTACCCCAATTGCTGATTGCGGTGGGCTTGTTGCCGAGCCTGAGCTTGATGACGACACCGGCTGCCCTCCTCCTGATGACCTCCACGGTTGTGGGCGGGGGCGTGGGCCTCTGGCTCTACGGCGGCGAGCGAGTGGCGAAACCGATTCGGCTCCCGGTTCCGGCGGTGCAGGATTTCTTTGCCTATGACCTCTATACCGCTCAACTGTACAAAGTAACGGTGATCGCCGCTGTGGGTCTGGCGGCCAAAGTGGTGGACTGGTGCGATCGCATCCTCGTCGATGGTGCGGTGAACTTGGTCGGTCTTTTCACCCTCGCCAGCGGTCAGGGGTTGAAATACAACACCACCGGTCAAGTGCAGTTCTATGCCCTCTCGATTCTCCTCGGCACGATTCTCTTTGGCGCGATCCTGGCGTTCCCCTTGATCCAAGCTCTGCAATAG
- a CDS encoding ribose-phosphate pyrophosphokinase: MHGAVSRTATLNYFQPTLTSLSEHNRLRLFSGSANIPLAQEIARYLGMDLGPMIRKQFADGELYIQIQESIRGCDVYIIQPTCRPVNDHLMELLIIIDACRRASARQITAVIPYYGYARADRKTAGRESITAKLVANLMTQAGANRIVAMDLHSAQIQGYFDIPFDHVYGSPVLLNYLLSKQLEDLVVVSPDVGGVARARAFAKKLNDAPLAIIDKRRQAHNVAEVMNVIGDVRGKTAVLVDDMIDTGGTIAEGARFLREQGARQVYACATHAVLSPPAIERLSSGVFEEVIVTNSIPLPETKHFEQLRILSVANLIGETIWRIHEDSSVSSMFR; encoded by the coding sequence ATCCATGGTGCCGTGAGCCGTACAGCAACACTTAATTACTTCCAGCCAACCCTGACTTCCCTTTCGGAACATAACCGCCTCCGCTTATTTTCCGGGTCAGCGAACATTCCCCTTGCCCAAGAAATCGCCCGCTATCTGGGCATGGACTTAGGCCCCATGATTCGCAAGCAATTTGCGGATGGTGAACTGTATATCCAAATCCAAGAATCAATTCGTGGCTGTGATGTCTATATCATTCAGCCCACTTGTCGTCCGGTGAACGATCACCTGATGGAATTACTCATCATTATTGATGCCTGTCGGCGGGCTTCGGCCCGGCAAATCACGGCGGTCATTCCCTACTACGGGTATGCCAGGGCCGATCGCAAAACCGCCGGCCGCGAATCCATCACCGCGAAACTCGTGGCGAACCTGATGACCCAGGCCGGGGCCAATCGGATCGTTGCCATGGATCTGCATTCGGCCCAAATTCAGGGCTATTTTGATATTCCCTTTGACCATGTTTATGGATCTCCGGTGCTTTTAAACTATCTCCTCAGTAAGCAACTAGAGGATTTAGTGGTGGTGTCCCCCGATGTGGGGGGCGTTGCACGGGCGCGGGCCTTTGCGAAAAAATTGAACGATGCACCGTTAGCGATTATTGATAAACGTCGCCAAGCCCATAATGTGGCGGAAGTGATGAATGTGATCGGGGATGTGCGGGGTAAGACGGCGGTGCTCGTGGATGACATGATCGACACAGGGGGCACGATCGCAGAAGGTGCTCGCTTCTTACGGGAACAGGGAGCACGGCAGGTCTACGCCTGTGCAACTCATGCGGTGTTATCGCCCCCTGCGATTGAACGCCTGTCCAGTGGTGTGTTCGAGGAGGTGATTGTCACCAACTCGATCCCGCTCCCGGAGACGAAACACTTTGAGCAGTTGCGGATTTTGTCCGTGGCAAACCTGATCGGGGAAACCATTTGGCGCATCCACGAAGATAGCTCCGTGAGTAGTATGTTTCGCTAA
- a CDS encoding cation:proton antiporter — translation MLGSLIWILGVGFLLGQGARSLKLPPLVGMIGAGILLGPQGWDRLAPTVLATADQWRSLAVMVILMKAGLGLDQDKLQQQGTVALRLGILPATGEAIAVAIAAMVLLQFDFPTALLLGCILGAESPAVIVPGMLRLKQLGWGVAKGIPDAILTGSALSDVLLLLVFSLLLNLLTHTTSAGLTLGSLTLTPLQLLPFQLLTQISGGLLLGYLAAHGVRLILVRWRWTQNPVQDLLVAALGAMGLVLGAEALPLFSGYMAVMTLGFCLVELDAPLARRLRQGFDGLWGVAEIILFVLLGAAIAFETLTSMLGPGLLILAVGTLIGRAIGWGLATWGSNWTGRERLFLLPGNSAKATVQAAIGAIPLAAGVPGGDRILALAALSILITAPLGAWAIPTFAPKLLQQGRVDPTKTSRDRPITLLAAVDTSPHADAVLTKAADLARRCDGHVVVLHVVTSTDTPPQIEALEARTAQHLADIRHDFKTLTGDIAATILTTADHYRVDEMIFGKRNHPHGAIGSVAQTLLATSPHPMILVDPALT, via the coding sequence ATGTTAGGGAGTTTAATCTGGATTTTGGGGGTGGGATTTCTCCTGGGGCAGGGGGCGCGATCGCTGAAGTTGCCGCCCTTGGTGGGGATGATTGGGGCGGGGATTCTCCTGGGGCCGCAGGGGTGGGATCGCTTGGCTCCAACGGTGTTAGCGACGGCGGATCAGTGGCGATCGCTGGCCGTAATGGTGATTTTGATGAAAGCGGGCTTAGGTCTAGATCAGGACAAGCTCCAACAACAGGGAACCGTAGCACTGCGGCTGGGGATTTTACCCGCCACAGGAGAAGCGATCGCCGTTGCGATCGCCGCCATGGTCTTGTTGCAATTCGATTTTCCCACCGCCCTCCTCCTCGGCTGCATCCTTGGCGCAGAATCCCCCGCCGTGATCGTGCCGGGAATGTTACGCCTCAAGCAGTTGGGCTGGGGCGTAGCCAAAGGCATTCCTGACGCAATTCTCACCGGTAGCGCCCTCTCGGATGTGCTGCTGCTCTTGGTGTTTAGCCTCCTCCTCAATCTCCTCACCCACACCACATCCGCCGGTCTCACCCTCGGCTCCCTCACCCTCACTCCCCTACAACTCCTCCCGTTCCAACTCCTCACCCAGATCAGCGGTGGTTTGCTTTTGGGCTATCTGGCTGCCCACGGCGTTCGGTTGATTCTCGTCCGCTGGCGTTGGACTCAAAACCCGGTGCAGGATCTCCTTGTGGCGGCGTTGGGGGCGATGGGGTTGGTGTTGGGGGCGGAGGCGTTACCGCTGTTTTCGGGGTATATGGCGGTGATGACGCTGGGGTTTTGCTTGGTGGAGTTGGATGCACCCTTGGCGCGACGGTTGCGGCAGGGGTTTGATGGACTGTGGGGAGTGGCAGAAATTATCTTGTTTGTGTTGCTGGGGGCGGCGATCGCCTTCGAGACCCTAACCTCAATGTTGGGGCCAGGGCTGCTGATTCTGGCCGTCGGTACGTTGATCGGGCGGGCAATCGGTTGGGGGTTGGCCACTTGGGGCAGTAATTGGACAGGACGCGAACGGCTCTTTTTATTACCGGGCAATTCTGCCAAAGCCACGGTACAGGCGGCGATCGGGGCAATTCCCCTCGCGGCAGGCGTGCCAGGGGGCGATCGCATTCTCGCCCTCGCTGCCCTGTCGATCCTGATCACCGCCCCCCTCGGAGCCTGGGCAATCCCCACCTTTGCCCCGAAATTGTTGCAACAGGGCCGGGTAGATCCCACAAAAACGAGTCGCGATCGCCCCATCACCCTCCTCGCTGCCGTCGATACCTCCCCCCACGCCGATGCCGTCCTCACCAAAGCCGCCGACCTCGCCCGCCGCTGCGATGGCCATGTCGTCGTTCTCCATGTGGTCACGTCCACCGATACCCCACCCCAGATCGAAGCCCTCGAAGCCCGCACCGCCCAACACCTCGCCGACATCCGCCACGACTTCAAAACCCTAACGGGCGACATTGCCGCCACAATCCTCACCACCGCCGACCATTACCGCGTTGATGAAATGATTTTTGGTAAACGCAACCATCCCCACGGCGCGATCGGGTCTGTGGCTCAAACCCTCCTCGCCACCAGCCCCCACCCGATGATCCTCGTTGATCCTGCCCTCACTTAA
- a CDS encoding peroxiredoxin, translating to MEGCLRVGQAAPDFTATAVFDQEFKTLKLSDFRGKYVVLFFYPLDFTFVCPTEVTAFSDRTDEFKTLNAELFGISVDSEFAHLAWIQTDRKHGGVGDINYPLISDIKKEISTAYNVLDPEAGVALRGLFIIDKDGIIQHATINNLSFGRSVDETLRTLKAIQHVQAHPEEVCPVGWQEGDKTMSPDPKKSKIYFSAV from the coding sequence ATGGAAGGATGCCTCCGCGTAGGACAAGCTGCCCCGGACTTTACGGCGACGGCAGTGTTTGACCAAGAGTTTAAAACCCTCAAATTGTCAGACTTCCGGGGTAAATATGTCGTTCTCTTCTTCTATCCCCTCGATTTCACCTTTGTTTGTCCGACGGAAGTAACGGCATTCAGCGATCGCACCGACGAATTTAAAACCCTCAACGCGGAACTCTTCGGCATCTCCGTGGATAGCGAATTTGCCCACCTCGCCTGGATTCAAACCGATCGCAAACACGGCGGTGTCGGCGACATCAACTACCCCCTGATCTCCGACATTAAAAAAGAAATCAGCACCGCCTACAACGTCCTCGACCCCGAAGCCGGGGTTGCCCTGCGGGGTTTGTTCATCATCGACAAAGACGGCATCATCCAGCACGCCACGATTAACAATCTCTCCTTTGGCCGCAGCGTTGACGAAACCCTCCGCACCCTGAAAGCCATCCAACATGTCCAAGCCCACCCCGAAGAAGTCTGCCCCGTGGGCTGGCAAGAAGGGGACAAAACCATGAGTCCCGACCCGAAAAAATCCAAAATCTACTTCTCGGCGGTTTAA
- a CDS encoding serine/threonine-protein kinase: MVNPTDIKYPSLGQLLHQRYKVLQVLNSGAFGQVYLAQDTLDPTRSHCAIKYYFSDLNYPHLVKTSRRIFLNEAEYLKRLGVHPQIPQFLNCFEENRGFFLVQDYIAGTSLSQELAIARHSSPLERVAQVVYFLWDLLPVLHFIHQQNVMHGDIKPNNIMRRSHDGKVMLLDFGASQFLPKNPSPASKIATFPTYPTATSSPSGYLAAEQLRGQPTMGSDLYSVGIIALEWLTGLDVTHFQPHPKTYEIQWQAWTDHNPPPPYLEPLVAILRQLVRYHPENRYATAMEVLKDLEPLRSQVNHSLLDYWGEQRLNTLVPMPHHTAAAAQTPSSEADRDEWTATAAQFEDVALDDPELMPDEPWQVEHSGMMMARTAAIVADLPLWRSQSPSSTAQVLMRMGLVIGMLNVFAIALGYYTLTSSLSTDPGEEAWLAAQEAIQRGQLAEALTLAESIPRNSVRYQQSQAALQAWQTEWRTASSLINTAQTALDSHQWQMVLNIAAQMPEINYWKQKMHPLVEVARPRAEDEARRLLAQAYRSAQQRDFTRALSFLYQISPETQVGASIQPKLDEYQRKQSVRAMVQLQEAYDLAIAKQFRAAIAILEEIPTNTTAGAIAQEKLQEYHHKAQTRRALVARAS; encoded by the coding sequence TTGGTCAACCCCACTGATATTAAATATCCCAGCCTTGGACAACTTCTGCACCAACGTTACAAGGTGCTCCAAGTGTTAAATTCAGGTGCTTTTGGACAGGTATATCTCGCCCAAGACACCCTTGATCCAACGCGATCGCACTGCGCCATCAAGTACTACTTTTCCGACCTCAACTATCCTCACCTCGTTAAAACCAGTCGGCGCATTTTCCTGAACGAAGCTGAATATTTAAAACGACTGGGGGTTCATCCACAAATTCCCCAGTTTCTCAACTGCTTTGAGGAAAATCGGGGGTTTTTCCTGGTTCAAGACTATATTGCCGGCACGTCCCTCAGCCAAGAACTGGCGATCGCCCGCCACAGTTCCCCCCTCGAACGAGTCGCCCAGGTGGTCTATTTCCTCTGGGATCTTTTGCCGGTGCTGCATTTCATTCATCAACAAAATGTGATGCACGGTGATATCAAACCCAACAACATCATGCGCCGTAGTCATGACGGCAAGGTGATGTTACTTGACTTTGGAGCGTCTCAGTTCCTGCCCAAAAACCCTAGCCCGGCCTCGAAAATCGCTACATTTCCCACCTATCCCACCGCCACGTCTAGTCCGTCGGGCTATCTCGCGGCCGAACAACTGCGGGGCCAGCCGACGATGGGCAGTGATCTGTACTCGGTGGGGATTATTGCGCTGGAATGGTTGACGGGGTTAGATGTGACCCATTTTCAGCCCCATCCGAAGACCTATGAAATTCAGTGGCAGGCTTGGACGGATCACAATCCGCCGCCGCCCTATTTGGAGCCACTGGTGGCGATTTTGCGGCAACTGGTTCGCTACCATCCGGAAAATCGCTACGCGACGGCGATGGAGGTGCTGAAGGATTTGGAACCGTTGCGATCGCAAGTCAACCACAGCCTGCTGGATTACTGGGGTGAACAGCGGCTGAATACCCTTGTCCCGATGCCCCATCACACCGCTGCGGCGGCCCAGACTCCATCCTCTGAGGCGGATCGCGATGAATGGACAGCAACCGCCGCCCAGTTTGAAGATGTCGCCCTGGATGACCCAGAACTGATGCCGGATGAACCGTGGCAAGTGGAGCATTCCGGGATGATGATGGCTCGCACGGCGGCGATCGTGGCGGATTTACCCCTGTGGCGATCGCAGTCTCCTAGTTCAACCGCTCAGGTATTGATGCGGATGGGCTTGGTGATTGGGATGCTGAACGTGTTTGCGATCGCCCTCGGCTACTACACCCTCACCAGTAGCCTCAGCACCGATCCCGGCGAAGAAGCCTGGCTCGCCGCCCAAGAAGCAATTCAGCGCGGCCAACTGGCCGAAGCCTTAACCCTGGCCGAATCGATCCCCCGCAACAGTGTCCGTTATCAGCAATCCCAAGCGGCGCTCCAAGCCTGGCAAACGGAATGGCGCACCGCGTCGAGCTTAATCAATACGGCCCAAACGGCTCTTGACAGTCACCAATGGCAAATGGTGCTCAATATTGCCGCCCAAATGCCGGAGATTAACTATTGGAAACAAAAAATGCACCCCCTCGTGGAGGTGGCACGGCCACGAGCGGAAGATGAAGCGCGGCGACTGCTGGCCCAGGCCTATCGCTCGGCTCAGCAGCGAGATTTCACCCGTGCCTTAAGTTTTCTCTATCAGATTTCCCCTGAAACGCAGGTGGGCGCAAGTATCCAGCCGAAGCTGGATGAATATCAACGCAAGCAAAGTGTGCGGGCGATGGTGCAGTTACAGGAGGCCTATGATTTAGCGATCGCGAAACAATTCCGGGCCGCGATCGCGATTCTCGAAGAAATCCCCACGAACACCACCGCCGGCGCGATCGCCCAAGAAAAACTCCAGGAATATCACCACAAAGCCCAAACCCGCCGCGCCCTCGTTGCCCGCGCATCCTAA
- the glyQ gene encoding glycine--tRNA ligase subunit alpha, which translates to MALSFQSVIATLNQFWSDRGCLIAQPYDTEKGAGTMSHHTFLRAIGPEPWSVAYVEPCRRPTDGRYGENPNRYQHYYQYQVLIKPSPDNIQELYLESLQALGIQPADHDIRFVEDNWESPTLGAWGVGWEVWLDGMEITQFTYFQQCGGIDCRPVSIEITYGLERLAMYLQDVDAIAKIQWNDTLSYGDIHLQGEVEQCTYNFEASDSDRLFQLFGLYEAEAAQLIERGLVLPSHDYVLKCSHTFNLLDARGVISVTERTRYIGRIRNLARQVAQLYYQQREALGFPLLVADPVPA; encoded by the coding sequence GTGGCTCTCAGTTTTCAATCGGTTATTGCAACATTAAATCAATTTTGGAGCGATCGCGGCTGTCTGATCGCACAACCCTACGATACGGAAAAAGGAGCGGGGACAATGAGCCACCATACCTTTTTGCGGGCGATCGGCCCGGAGCCGTGGTCGGTGGCCTATGTGGAACCTTGCCGCCGCCCCACCGATGGCCGCTATGGGGAGAACCCGAATCGGTATCAGCATTATTATCAATATCAAGTCTTGATCAAACCGTCCCCAGACAATATTCAAGAACTGTATTTAGAATCGCTGCAAGCCTTGGGGATTCAACCCGCCGACCATGATATTCGGTTTGTGGAAGATAACTGGGAATCGCCGACCTTGGGCGCGTGGGGTGTGGGTTGGGAAGTGTGGCTTGATGGTATGGAGATTACCCAATTCACCTATTTTCAACAGTGCGGCGGGATTGATTGCCGGCCCGTGTCGATTGAGATTACCTACGGGTTGGAACGGTTGGCGATGTATTTGCAGGATGTGGATGCGATCGCCAAAATTCAATGGAACGACACCCTATCCTACGGCGACATTCACCTCCAAGGGGAAGTGGAGCAATGCACCTATAATTTTGAAGCGTCGGATAGCGATCGCCTCTTTCAACTCTTCGGCCTCTATGAAGCAGAAGCCGCCCAACTGATCGAGCGCGGTCTTGTCTTACCCAGCCATGACTATGTGCTGAAATGTTCTCACACCTTCAACCTCCTCGATGCGCGGGGCGTGATTTCCGTTACCGAACGGACGCGCTACATCGGCCGCATCCGCAACCTGGCCCGCCAAGTTGCTCAGTTGTATTATCAACAGCGCGAAGCCTTGGGTTTTCCCTTGTTGGTCGCCGATCCTGTTCCCGCTTAG
- a CDS encoding alpha/beta fold hydrolase, producing MIALHSPQRHRLDLPSGLHLSYLDWGGTGDRVILLHGLADHGGVWASVAQRLAAYGCIAPDLRGHGESSKPEDPAAYGFGAMVADLQALIAALGETSVHVVGHSWGAKLACVWATQCPEQVKSLTLVDPFLIQKLPGWMELTFPILYRTLPFLQLLGPFPSEEAAIAKAKTLKQYREWTPFQASIFRAGMEEKGEGQWGSKFTVAARNGIFQEVMKVAGLTRSLPIPSLLIQPTAGVNRTAWQLAPYHRHLSHLEHRVIPGHHWAFLSEPERCETEICTFLDQQCHRGTNA from the coding sequence ATGATTGCGCTTCACTCTCCCCAACGCCACCGCCTCGATCTGCCCTCTGGATTGCACCTATCCTATTTAGACTGGGGCGGGACGGGCGATCGCGTCATCTTATTGCATGGCTTGGCGGATCATGGCGGTGTGTGGGCGAGCGTGGCGCAGCGGTTGGCGGCCTATGGGTGCATTGCGCCGGATTTGCGCGGCCATGGGGAGAGTAGCAAGCCCGAAGACCCGGCGGCCTATGGTTTTGGGGCGATGGTGGCGGATTTGCAGGCGTTGATTGCGGCGTTGGGAGAAACCTCGGTGCATGTGGTGGGGCATTCTTGGGGGGCGAAGCTGGCCTGTGTGTGGGCGACGCAATGCCCGGAACAGGTGAAAAGTCTAACCTTGGTTGACCCGTTTTTAATTCAAAAGCTGCCGGGGTGGATGGAATTAACGTTTCCGATTCTCTATCGCACTTTGCCATTTTTGCAGTTGTTGGGGCCGTTTCCCTCCGAAGAAGCGGCGATCGCCAAAGCCAAAACCCTCAAGCAATACCGCGAATGGACACCCTTTCAAGCATCCATCTTTCGGGCAGGAATGGAGGAAAAAGGCGAGGGACAATGGGGCAGTAAATTCACCGTGGCCGCCCGCAACGGTATTTTTCAAGAAGTGATGAAGGTGGCCGGATTGACGCGATCGCTCCCTATCCCCAGTCTCCTGATTCAACCCACCGCCGGAGTCAACCGCACCGCCTGGCAACTCGCCCCCTATCACCGTCACCTCTCCCATTTGGAGCATCGCGTCATCCCCGGCCATCACTGGGCGTTTCTCTCGGAGCCGGAACGCTGCGAAACGGAAATTTGCACGTTTTTAGATCAGCAATGCCACCGGGGCACAAATGCTTAG
- a CDS encoding DUF2808 domain-containing protein: MMRIAALLLLGAIALSPSLILPAPVQAQTEESRPRRAPQLLEARTTNNRVRSRFAKYYITLATPPDARPLQAIQLDQRTGGDAIQLRLDQTRVWVNDEEVAIASYSGNGASEPLQLTFADPIPPNSTITVQLNPYYNPRWGGEYSYGVTVMMAEDFNLYLGPARLRFYERDRRIWWP; the protein is encoded by the coding sequence ATGATGCGAATTGCTGCTCTGTTGCTATTGGGGGCGATCGCCCTCAGTCCCAGTCTCATCCTCCCGGCTCCGGTGCAAGCCCAAACAGAGGAAAGCCGCCCCCGGCGTGCGCCCCAACTCCTCGAAGCCCGCACCACCAATAACCGCGTGCGATCGCGCTTCGCAAAATACTACATCACCCTCGCTACGCCTCCCGATGCCCGCCCCCTCCAAGCGATCCAACTCGACCAACGCACGGGCGGCGACGCGATCCAGCTCCGCTTGGATCAAACGCGGGTTTGGGTCAACGATGAGGAGGTGGCGATCGCGTCCTACAGTGGCAACGGTGCGAGTGAACCCCTCCAACTCACGTTCGCCGACCCCATCCCCCCCAACAGCACCATCACCGTCCAACTCAACCCCTATTACAACCCTCGTTGGGGCGGCGAATACAGCTACGGCGTGACGGTAATGATGGCGGAAGACTTTAACCTCTATCTCGGCCCGGCGCGGCTACGTTTTTATGAGCGCGATCGCCGCATCTGGTGGCCGTAA
- a CDS encoding type IIL restriction-modification enzyme MmeI translates to MDQQACDRVEAFLNTWSGSQGNERANAQPFFNDLCDALGVDRPPPKGSVEDDPYCYDKDIRTIDEGLTFSIDLCSPVATIS, encoded by the coding sequence ATGGATCAGCAGGCTTGCGATCGCGTTGAAGCCTTTTTAAACACTTGGTCGGGGTCTCAAGGCAATGAACGGGCCAATGCTCAACCCTTTTTTAATGATCTTTGTGATGCGTTGGGAGTAGATCGCCCCCCGCCGAAGGGATCGGTAGAGGATGATCCCTACTGTTACGACAAGGACATCCGGACGATAGATGAGGGGTTGACGTTTTCTATAGATTTATGTAGTCCTGTGGCAACGATTTCGTAA